ATGCGTTAAAAGAAAAAACTCATCGGCAAAAATAAATAATACTCTTAAGACAAAAACGACAAGAAATAAAAGTAATAACTTACTAATTGCTCTGCCAACACAATCATCAGACTTATCATAATTAGGTTTATAGATAAATTTGATAAAATCTGTTATGATCGAAAAAATTTTATTGCTTTTCATTGCCCAACAGCCCATAAAGGATCTTATCCCTTATTTCATCGGTAATTTCATCGGTAGAATCACTACTTCTTTTGAACCAGAAATAGGAATTGTTTAGGGTATGAAGAATGAATCTGGTGGTAAATGACGGCGATTTCAATTCCCAGTTTTCTGCCTGGTAGATTTCGGAAATTAACTTTTCCACTTCCTGTTGATAACTTTTTCTTAATTCTACAAATTCAGAAAGCCTTTCTTCCAGATGTCTCCATTCTATGGAATAAATATGGGTAACATCGCGGTTTTTAAGAACAACCGATAAATGTTTATCTAACAACAGATTCAGCTTTTCCCTTGGAGCAATATCCGTATTTTTTACTTCCTGAAGCTCATCGAAAAACTCCTGTGCAATACCAAAACAAACCCATTCCAGGATTTCTTCCTTCGAACGGATATGTGCATATAATGATGCGGCCTTGATATTTAGCTTCGTAGCCAGATCTCTTACCGAGCTGCCCATATACCCTTTCTCCTTGAAAAGTTCTACGGCGACGTCTAATATTTTCCTTTGTTTTTCTTTAAGTTCCATCTGTAAAAATGCAAAAGTAGTTATTCTGAAATAAATTATGCCCTCCTGATACTCAAATTCATATATTTTCAAACCCATCCTCCAGGCTTTCAAATTCAAGACTGACGGAATGTTCATTAATTTGAGAGGAAATTTTAGAGAATCGGAAATTTTGTCAAGTTAAATTATCGTTAAAAATACATAATCCGGAAATTTTGTCCTTTTTTTTTGTAAATTTAATAATTGAACAGTTTTTGCGATACAGTCATCGATTACATGATTAAATAATTGATTGGCATTAAGAAACTGAGCCTGAAAATTTAGTTTCTTGATGTTTTTTAAAACTAAACTTTAAACGAATCATTACCAAAAATATAGAAATATGAACTTAAACCAATATACTGTAAAATCACAGGAAGCCATCCAGGCAGCACAACAAGTTGCTATGGAATTGGGCAATCAAAGTATTGAACCTCAACACCTCCTTGAAGGAATCTTTCAGGTGGATGAAAATATATCGCCTTTCTTATTAAAGAAATCTGAGGCAGATGCCAATTTAGTAAGAGAACGAAACCGTGAAAATTTAGAAAAGCTTCCCAAAGTACAGGGAGGGAATATCTATCTTTCACAATCAGCAAACAAAGTATTGCTGGATGCTCCCAACATTGCTAAAAAAATGGGGGATGAATATGTAACCATTGAACATTTATGGTTATCTCTTATTGAAACCAGTTCCGAAGTTTCTCAAATGCTGAAAGACATGGGAGTAACTAAAAAACTATTAGAAGGAGCTATTAAAGAATTAAGAAAAGGAAGCAAGGCTACTTCTGCAAGTTCAGAAGAGACTTATCAATCCTTAAATAAATATGCTAAAAACTTCAACGAGTTAGCTGCTGAAGGAAAACTGGATCCGGTAATCGGACGTGATGAAGAGATCAGAAGAGTATTACAGATCCTTTCCAGAAGGACAAAAAACAATCCGATCCTAATCGGAGAGCCGGGTGTAGGTAAAACGGCTATCGCTGAAGGAATTGCTCATAGAATTATCAGTGGAGATGTTCCTGAAAACCTAATGGATAAAACATTGTACTCACTAGATATGGGAGCTTTGATCGCCGGAGCAAAATATAAAGGTGAATTTGAAGAGCGTCTGAAATCTGTAGTGAATGAAGTAATCAAATCTGATGGACAGATTATTCTTTTCATTGACGAGATCCATACTTTAGTAGGAGCCGGAGGTGGTGAAGGAGCGATGGACGCTGCCAACATTTTGAAACCAGCCCTTGCAAGAGGTGAATTAAGAGCGATTGGAGCCACTACATTGAGTGAATACCAAAAGTATTTTGAAAAGGACAAGGCGTTGGAAAGACGTTTCCAGAAGGTTATGGTAGAAGAACCGGATACTGAATCTGCAATTTCTATTCTTCGTGGGATTAAAGATAAATATGAGGCTCACCACAAGGTAAGAATCAAAGATGAAGCGATTATTGCTGCGGTGGAAATGTCTCAAAGATATATTTCAGATCGATTTTTACCGGATAAAGCGATTGACCTTATTGATGAAGCATCTGCTAAGCTAAGAATGGAAATCAATTCAAAACCTGAAGAGCTGGATGTTTTAGACAGAAGACTCATGCAACTTGAAATCGAGTTAGCCGCTATTTCAAGAGAAGGTAATCAGACTAAAATTGACCATTTAAAAGAAGATATTGCTAAAATTTCTGAGCAGAGAAATGAGATCAATGCCAAGTGGTTGAAAGAAAAACAAAAAAGTGAAGATCTTACCCAGATCAAAAAAGATATTGAATCTCTGAAGTTAGAAGCAGAAAGAGCTTCCAGAGCTGGAGATTATGCCAAAGTAGCGGAAATACAATACGGAAAACTTCGTGAAAAAGAAGATGAGTTGGCAAAGCTTGAACTTGAAATGCAAAACCATCAAAATGAGCTTATCAAGGAGGAAGTAACCTCTGAAAACATATCTGAAGTGATTGCAAAATGGACAGGTATTCCAGTCACCAAGTTATTGCAGTCTGAAAGAGACAAGTTATTGAATCTGGAAGCAGAACTTCACCACAGAGTTGTGGGACAAGATGAAGCTATTGAGGCTGTAGCAGATGCGATCAGAAGAAATAGAGCCGGATTGAGTGATGATAAAAAACCAATCGGATCCTTCTTATTCTTAGGAACAACCGGTGTTGGTAAGACTGAGCTTGCAAAAGCATTAGCTGAATTCTTATTTGATGATGAAAACAATATGACGAGAATTGATATGAGTGAATATCAGGAACGTCACAGTGTTTCCAGATTGGTAGGAGCTCCTCCGGGATATGTAGGATATGATGAAGGTGGACAATTGACTGAAGCGGTAAGAAGAAGACCTTATTCCGTAGTTCTTTTGGATGAGATTGAAAAAGCACATCCAGATGTTTTCAATACTTTGTTACAAGTTTTAGATGACGGCCGTTTGACTGATAATAAAGGTCGTGTTGTGAATTTTAAAAATTCAATCATCATTATGACCTCGAACTTAGGTTCACACCTGATTCAGGAGAATTTTGAAAAGATTACCGATGAAAATGTAGACGAAGTTGTAGAAAAGACCAAAGAGGAAGTTTTTGATTTACTGAAACAGACCTTACGTCCGGAATTCCTGAACAGGATTGATGAGATTGTACTGTTCCAGCCTTTAAAAAAGAAAGAAATCGGAAAAATCGTTCAGTATCAGTTGAGAGGGTTCAATGATATGTTGGCAAAACGTAACATCATCATGACTTTCACCCAGGACGCTGTGGATTATCTGATGGAAAAAGGATATGATCCGGTATTTGGAGCAAGACCTTTAAAAAGAGTCATCCAACAAGAGGTATTGAATAAACTGTCTAAAGAAATCCTGGCAGGAAATGTAAATGACGGTGACAGAATTACCCTGGATTATTTTGTAGAAACAGGGTTGGTGTTCAGACCTACTGAACAATAAAAGAATAAAGTAGTTTTTTTCATATACATTAATTTTTGTAGATAAGTGCTGTAGAGAAATCTGCGGCACTTATTTTTTTATACTTTTAAAACAAAATTATACTGATGCCTGGAAAACTTTTTTTGATCTCTTTCTTTTTGATCTCACTTTTCACTAGAGCTCAAAATAAGGTTACTTCACCTTTCAATCTGCATGACTATGAGAATATGCTTAAGGAGTATCTTGACACCGTGAAGAAAGATACAGTGGATGTTGTCTTTGAAGATCACTTTTATTTTATAAAATCAAAAAAAGACAGTCTTATCCATCTTAAAATGGAAGAATTGAAAAAGAAAATGATTGCTGACGGAAAACCTCTTTCACAAATCACAGATAAATATCTACTATCAAGAACCTTATTCATTATAGAAACCTATATTGATACGGCATATTTCAAGATCAGAAAAAAAGGATATACTTATTTCCTTAAAAATAATAACCAGCTTTGCATTACAACTGATAAGGGGATTAAGATTGATTACAACAGCTACGGAAATACAGAAATTGTTATTAATAAAAACAACACACTCAGAACCTGGAATAGCTACTATCCCAACAATGGACAATTAAAAAGAACTGATACCTCAAAATTACCATCACAGGATGCAACTGGGACTTCAAAAGAATATGATATCAATGGAAAACTCATATTCATTGCAGATTGGGATAAAGAGTTTAAGCTGACTAAAGAACAGGCTATAAAAATAAGCAGTAAACTCTTAAAAAAGCCTATGTTGGAACAGCTACGAGATGAATATAAAGAAGTAACAGATGGTATATTAGAACGTAACTTTGAAAAAGTTATCAAAAATGGTAAAATATCGACATTTAAGGTTAAAACTCCTGCCGGCATTGCAATATGGCATATTACATTTGGTACTTCATGGCGTATGATACAATACAACTTTGAAGATAAATCTCAAAAAATAACTGATTTATATACTTCCCGAGTTATCGAATAAACTGGAAAATAGTAACACTTTTTTATAATTTATATCTTTTTAACGTGAAATATTATTAATTTTAGGCTTCAACAAATTAATAACTTAAACAAAATCAGCATGAAAAAGTTAAAAAGACAAGAATTAAAGAAAATTTCCGGCGGTATGTTTGCTCCAATAGTTGAATGTGATGAAAACTGGAACTGCCCCAGCGGTCTTTGTTGTTCATCAGGAATGATTTGCAGGGATCCGAGAAAGCATCCTTGTATTTAGAATAAAACGGAGAAAAATTCTCCGTTTTTTTATGCATAATAACACGATTTTATCTTTATCTTTTTTCTATTAGTACACAACCCGTAAAAATACGGTAAAAATAATAGTGTAATTCCCTATTCCCTACTCTATTTTCTAATACATTTTTTTACGAAATTTGCAGAAATACGGATATTCCATTATAAAACTAAGTTATGAAAACAGAATCTACTAATGATCGACAGTCTCCTGATGCAGGAGGAATGTCTAATGATCTGATAAAGGCTCTTATTGAGAACTATCGTCAGAACCAAATGAATGCTATTAATGAAACTATGGGAATAACAGATGCCCATTGCATATGGTTTGATCTTCCTAAGCTAAAAAATTTCATTAACCAATTAGAACATGAGGCCAGTAAAATAAATCCTGAATGTACCCAGGAAGATTTAGGAATCAGATTTTATTATGCCGCCTACCCGAAAATCGAAAATTGGGATATGATGGAAAGTCATCCCGTTCCGCAGGAGTATTCTGAAAGACATACCCTTATAATGGTCCCTACATTGAAAAAAGAAAATGAAGACGGAGAAATTATACATTTTGACTTCAACTCATTACCAAATAATAACCTGAAAAACCTTACACTCAATGCACGTGGTCCAAAACTCCAAGGTATAGGAGAAAATCAAGGAACCTTATCACCTCCAGCAAGCTCAATAGGAATGCTTTAGTATTAATTAAAAAAGAACTTATTATAAACTATGACTGAATTCCAAAGGTTTTTCTCACAATTTATGTATACCGGAGAGGCTATCGCTGCTTTAGTATCCATTATTTATTTTAACCGTGAAAAAAAGCTGCATTGGAAACTTTTCGCTTTGTATCTTATTGCTATATTCCTATGTGAATCATCTGTGAAATGGGCAGAGGAGGAGCTTCGTATCGATAGGATTATTTTTTACAATTATTTTGTAATGCCATTGCAGTTTATTTTCTTTTATTGGTTATATGCGATAAAATCTCTGAAGAAACCCAAACTATTCTATATCTTTTCTTTGCTATATTTTGCAGCGTTTATTCCACAACTTTCACTCTTTGTAGAAAGAAAAGTTGTGTATGCTCCCAATTACACTTTAGGATGTATATTTTTGATGGTTCTGGTCGTTATGGAATATTATAAGCAGGTTAATTCAACAGAAATCCTAAAATTCAGTACCAACAGGATGTTTTATATTAATCTGGGTAATACTCTTTTTTATATAGGAACACTCCCGTTTATGACCTTCATGTCTCTTCTTTGGGAATATAGAGATCTATGGGATCTATATTTTGCTTATTTTCAGGTTTCGGGAACTATCATGTATCTTTTATTTGCAAGTTCATTCATATGGGGAAAGCAGAATTAATAATTACGATCATCCTTTTCAATACATTCTTTGTAATGTTTGCCGTTGCTGTGGCCATCTATATCAGAAATTACAGACAGCGTAAAAAAGAATATCTTAATGAAATAGAGATGAAAAATGAAATTCACCAAAGAGAACTCCTTTCTACTCAGCTCGAGATCCAGCAAGCTACCATGCAGCAGATTGGAAGAGAATTGCATGACAATATTGGGCAAAAGCTGACATTGGTGAGCTTATATGTTCAGCAAATGCTTTATGAGAACAAAGTTCCTGAAGCCAATGAGAGAATTGACCAGGTTTCCCAGATCATCAATCAGTCATTGCAGGATCTGCGCAGCCTTTCAAAAACATTGACTGATGATAATATCAGTCAAAAAGAAATTGTAACTTTAATTCAGGAAGAAGTTGATAATACCAATTCTTTGAAGAAATGCCTGATCAGTTTTGAACATAATTTTGACTACCTGGATCTTGGCTTTGTTCATAAAAATCTATTGCTAAGAATCACTCAGGAATTTATCCAAAATAGTATAAAACACTCTCACTGCAAAAATATTTTCATCAGCTTAAATACATCGGAAAACATACTTTGGGAACTTACCATTCGTGATGACGGAATCGGATTTGACCCAACCCGGACTCAATCTAATGGAATTGGTCTCACTAATATGAAAAACAGAGCTGAAATTATTGGAGCAGATTTCCGTCTAGAGAGCGAAAAGAATATAGGAACCCAACTTAATATTATCTTAAAGAAACAGCCATGAAAAAAACAATAGTAATTGTTGACGATCATATACTTATTGCTAAGGCCCTGGAAGGGATTATTGGTAACTTCAGTGAGTTCGAAGTTATCTATGTCTGTGAAAGCGGCAAAGACCTGATTCAAAAATTCGAAGAAGGAAATACAATTCCGGATATTATTCTTATGGATGTCAGCATGCCAATTATGGACGGTTTTGAAACTGCAGCCTGGGTCACCAAAAATCATCCAGATATTAAAATAATGGCACTCAGTATGCAGGGTGATGATAACAGTGTTATTAAAATGATTAAAAATGGGGCAAAAGGATATCTTTTAAAAAATACCCATCCCAAAGATCTGGAAATAGCACTTACAAGATTAAATACAGACGGTTTCTTTTATCCTGAATGGGCCTCAAAGATTATTTTCTCCAATCTCAATAAAAATGACATTGAAACATCAGTAAAAATCTCTGAGCGGGAAAAAGAATTTTTAAAATACACTGTAACAGAGCTAAGTTATAAAGAAATAGCAGACAGAATGTGTTGTAGTCCGAGAACAGTAGAAAGTTATCGTGATCAGTTATGCGAAAAACTGGATTTAAAAACCCGTGTTGGCCTTGCTGTTTTTGCTATTAAAAACGGTTTTGCCAATTAAATTATAAGGAAAGACTTACCACTTTAAAATCTATCTCGATTTGAGATAGATTTTTTTGTTCTGAACATATAATCATCCTGAAAAAACTCTAATAAAAAGAATCAATCAAAAAAATAATTTCTTCCCTTCTTCTAACATAGCCTTTCCGGGCCAGTTCATTGTAAAAAAAATTCTATGAAAAACGAATAAAGCATAAAATTATTTTCTTTAAAAATACACTCAAATGTGAAATATAAAACAATTAATTAAAAATGATTAAAATTCAATACAAATTAAATTATATTACAATATACATAAAGAAAATAAATATTAAATAAGTATTTGTTAAATAATAGCTAAAATTATTTGCATATCAATTTTAAATAATATAATTTCACACCTTCAACCACATTATATTATAACGATATGAAAAAATTCTTATTTGGAGCTTTAGCTCTAGGTTTTTTGTCAGCATGTAACTCTGACAGCTTAACCAATCAAAACGAAGCGCCACTGGATCAGGGAAAACCTACTCCAAGCGCTGTTCAAAGAAGCTGTCCGTCAGAAGAACTAAGACAAGCAATGCTTCTGAAGAACCCTGCACTTAAGCAAAAAATGGCAGATATTGAGTTCAATACCGAAAAATTCTCTGAAAATCTTAAATTAGGAAAAGTGCTCGCAGATGGAACTGTTGAGATCCCGGTTGTATTTAATGTAATTTACAATACTTCTGCTCAAAATGTTTCCGATGCAAGAATCGCAGAACAAATTGCAGTATTGAATGCTGATTATGGGGCTACCAATTCCGACATTACTAAAATTCCTTCTGCCTTTCAACCTTCAGCAGCTGGTGATGTAAAAATCCGTTTTAAATTAGTAGCGACTAACCGTAAACAGAGCACAAAAACAGGCTGGAGATCTGATCTCGAACAGATGAAAAAAGCGAGCACCGGAGGCATTGATGCAACTGATGTGAATAAAAATATGAACATATGGGTTGTCAACTCAATCCTTGACGAAAATAGCCAGCCTGGAACTTTAGGTTATGCTTATTATCCCGAAAATGCAGGCCAATGGTATGACGGTCTTGTAATAGGATATCAGTATATAGGAAAAACCGGTGCTTCTGCTCCATTCAACTTAGGAAGAACAGTAACGCATGAAGTAGGCCACTACTTAAACCTTCCACACCTTTGGGGATCGTCTAATGCAGGCTGCCAGACAGATTACTCTAATGATACTCCAACTTCGCCAGGTCCAAATTATGGAACTCCAACATATCCTCTGAACAGAGTTTGTGGAGGGGTAAGCCGTTCTCAGATGTTTATGAACTATATGGATTATGTGGATGATAAAGCAATGTTTATGTTCTCTGCCAATCAAAAAACAAGAATGCAAGCTGTAGTATCTGCATCCGGACCAAGATCTGGATTAAGATAATCAACAAAATCGATTGAAATATTATAAAATCATTAAAATAGTCTATCTCAATTTTTGGGATAGATTTTTTTTATATTTTTACGCGATTTAATTTCAGCACCCTTAACTAAGATGAAAAAAATAGCACTAGCATCAGGAATACTATTGCACCTAGCTTGTATGAAAGCACAGGATACCATCCAGAATCGAAACCTTCAGCAAGATATTTCGTTACTCAATAACAATTCAACGATAAAGGAACCTACTCCATTTTTCAAGAAAGAATGGGTTAAAAAATCTGTGGCTCCTGCTATTCTTTTTACTGCAGCTGCAGCTACATGGGGAGAAAAAGAGAATATCCGTGAGGTAAGGAACCGATATCTTCCCAATTTCAAAGTTAAATATGATGATTATCTGCAATACGCTCCTGCTTTAGCGGTTTACGGTTTAAAACTGGGAGGTGTGAAAGGAAGAAATAGTATTGGAAGAGCCACATTATCTTACGGTGCCAGCTTAGTAATTATGGGAATACTGGTAAATTCTATCAAATATACTGCAAAAGTAGAGCGGCCGGATGGATCTAAAAATAACTCTTTCCCATCAGGACATGCAGCAATGGCTTTTACCAATGCCAGTTTTCTTCACAAAGAATATGGAATGGTAAATCCAGCCTATAGTATTGCAGGATATGGTTCTGCTACCATTACCGGGCTTGGGAGAAACTTAAATAACAGACACTGGGTTCCGGATATCCTAGCCGGTGCTGGGATTGGAATTATATCAACAGAACTTGGGTATTTCTTTATTGATAAAATTTATAAGAACAAAGGAGATAATTTAAGTCTCTTATCCAGAATAGAAGGAAACGATTATCCTTCTTTCCTTTCCCTAAAGATGGGGACAGCATTAGGGACGACCAACTTCCTGAAAGAATCGGAACTGGATGACAAAAAACAAGTTGGTTTTGAAGGTGGATTGGAAGGGGCTTATTTCTTTTCAAAAAAATGGGGTGTGGGAGCAGATATCACTTTCAGCAGCTTCCCTATTAAGTCTCAAAGAATAACCTTTGATGATGGACAAGATTTTGGTGACCATGAAGTTAAAACACAATCTATGGGCTTCCTGGCCGCAGGGATTGGACCTTATTTTTCTCATGAATTCTCAGATAAATGGCAACTTATGTTAAAAATAACCGGTGGATATGCTGCTACTGCCAGTGGAAAAGTATTTGTAAAAGGAAACGATATAGACACTCCTAATCACGAGCTTCAGATTGCCCGA
This Chryseobacterium sp. G0162 DNA region includes the following protein-coding sequences:
- a CDS encoding zinc metalloprotease, giving the protein MKKFLFGALALGFLSACNSDSLTNQNEAPLDQGKPTPSAVQRSCPSEELRQAMLLKNPALKQKMADIEFNTEKFSENLKLGKVLADGTVEIPVVFNVIYNTSAQNVSDARIAEQIAVLNADYGATNSDITKIPSAFQPSAAGDVKIRFKLVATNRKQSTKTGWRSDLEQMKKASTGGIDATDVNKNMNIWVVNSILDENSQPGTLGYAYYPENAGQWYDGLVIGYQYIGKTGASAPFNLGRTVTHEVGHYLNLPHLWGSSNAGCQTDYSNDTPTSPGPNYGTPTYPLNRVCGGVSRSQMFMNYMDYVDDKAMFMFSANQKTRMQAVVSASGPRSGLR
- a CDS encoding response regulator transcription factor, which translates into the protein MKKTIVIVDDHILIAKALEGIIGNFSEFEVIYVCESGKDLIQKFEEGNTIPDIILMDVSMPIMDGFETAAWVTKNHPDIKIMALSMQGDDNSVIKMIKNGAKGYLLKNTHPKDLEIALTRLNTDGFFYPEWASKIIFSNLNKNDIETSVKISEREKEFLKYTVTELSYKEIADRMCCSPRTVESYRDQLCEKLDLKTRVGLAVFAIKNGFAN
- a CDS encoding phosphatase PAP2 family protein, coding for MKKIALASGILLHLACMKAQDTIQNRNLQQDISLLNNNSTIKEPTPFFKKEWVKKSVAPAILFTAAAATWGEKENIREVRNRYLPNFKVKYDDYLQYAPALAVYGLKLGGVKGRNSIGRATLSYGASLVIMGILVNSIKYTAKVERPDGSKNNSFPSGHAAMAFTNASFLHKEYGMVNPAYSIAGYGSATITGLGRNLNNRHWVPDILAGAGIGIISTELGYFFIDKIYKNKGDNLSLLSRIEGNDYPSFLSLKMGTALGTTNFLKESELDDKKQVGFEGGLEGAYFFSKKWGVGADITFSSFPIKSQRITFDDGQDFGDHEVKTQSMGFLAAGIGPYFSHEFSDKWQLMLKITGGYAATASGKVFVKGNDIDTPNHELQIARYKPKPAFRWNTGASMTYKFNPGLGLTFYTDYNQINSTIRYHFSDEIKESAELDQELNNLITKEKINYITLGLRLTAYF
- the clpB gene encoding ATP-dependent chaperone ClpB — its product is MNLNQYTVKSQEAIQAAQQVAMELGNQSIEPQHLLEGIFQVDENISPFLLKKSEADANLVRERNRENLEKLPKVQGGNIYLSQSANKVLLDAPNIAKKMGDEYVTIEHLWLSLIETSSEVSQMLKDMGVTKKLLEGAIKELRKGSKATSASSEETYQSLNKYAKNFNELAAEGKLDPVIGRDEEIRRVLQILSRRTKNNPILIGEPGVGKTAIAEGIAHRIISGDVPENLMDKTLYSLDMGALIAGAKYKGEFEERLKSVVNEVIKSDGQIILFIDEIHTLVGAGGGEGAMDAANILKPALARGELRAIGATTLSEYQKYFEKDKALERRFQKVMVEEPDTESAISILRGIKDKYEAHHKVRIKDEAIIAAVEMSQRYISDRFLPDKAIDLIDEASAKLRMEINSKPEELDVLDRRLMQLEIELAAISREGNQTKIDHLKEDIAKISEQRNEINAKWLKEKQKSEDLTQIKKDIESLKLEAERASRAGDYAKVAEIQYGKLREKEDELAKLELEMQNHQNELIKEEVTSENISEVIAKWTGIPVTKLLQSERDKLLNLEAELHHRVVGQDEAIEAVADAIRRNRAGLSDDKKPIGSFLFLGTTGVGKTELAKALAEFLFDDENNMTRIDMSEYQERHSVSRLVGAPPGYVGYDEGGQLTEAVRRRPYSVVLLDEIEKAHPDVFNTLLQVLDDGRLTDNKGRVVNFKNSIIIMTSNLGSHLIQENFEKITDENVDEVVEKTKEEVFDLLKQTLRPEFLNRIDEIVLFQPLKKKEIGKIVQYQLRGFNDMLAKRNIIMTFTQDAVDYLMEKGYDPVFGARPLKRVIQQEVLNKLSKEILAGNVNDGDRITLDYFVETGLVFRPTEQ
- a CDS encoding sensor histidine kinase, whose product is MGKAELIITIILFNTFFVMFAVAVAIYIRNYRQRKKEYLNEIEMKNEIHQRELLSTQLEIQQATMQQIGRELHDNIGQKLTLVSLYVQQMLYENKVPEANERIDQVSQIINQSLQDLRSLSKTLTDDNISQKEIVTLIQEEVDNTNSLKKCLISFEHNFDYLDLGFVHKNLLLRITQEFIQNSIKHSHCKNIFISLNTSENILWELTIRDDGIGFDPTRTQSNGIGLTNMKNRAEIIGADFRLESEKNIGTQLNIILKKQP
- a CDS encoding TetR/AcrR family transcriptional regulator, which codes for MGLKIYEFEYQEGIIYFRITTFAFLQMELKEKQRKILDVAVELFKEKGYMGSSVRDLATKLNIKAASLYAHIRSKEEILEWVCFGIAQEFFDELQEVKNTDIAPREKLNLLLDKHLSVVLKNRDVTHIYSIEWRHLEERLSEFVELRKSYQQEVEKLISEIYQAENWELKSPSFTTRFILHTLNNSYFWFKRSSDSTDEITDEIRDKILYGLLGNEKQ